One genomic window of Methanosarcina acetivorans C2A includes the following:
- a CDS encoding cobaltochelatase subunit CobN, with the protein MFRKKGEPGRKLFYVLILFLLFSAPVSAEDNKINITYISLSQSDALELASQTNTYSGSIGYTWISAYNSSTYGASDELLAAGESGFFETQDVVLCDMFWEPVYTPMEESFKAASDNGTVFLAIRSSDTPSYFVYDTNGSIDDPICNYYNNMGTKGDGLENAENLLIYLATEYGGLSETGTDSQNTDNNSGNESLVNTTSPTASLPTTNATDSSSTNMNIGNKFLFILGTEFNDPALSNAALNPDISSELDITIFTKNDSVPEGFDFSGYSVIFIESQEESVFEGWETGIASAKANGSMVIGYDLSSNFTLSNVDLYSENYTDIERYWVQGGETNMENMLKEMGQKFSGSWTNETFTPEIVQAKTNMTYIINSDVEISFMEDVLAERQVITDRFNVKVMTGTEAINNDIDVSNDDVIILYMVGANELPELKDKLLEAQANGAQIGMFGMLADVYGIATFDMEASPYDVLKEYRVNSGYENMENWIRCTGAVLEDVYIQYAPAQAPDVPKNGIYHPDAFPRIFENCTEYLGWYAEHGYDPSAITIGIISNDFGQTNISFTAEDALIRELKSRGCNVIHTTDDVCAGNLDIFTRDGEVLVDAIISMKGFYLNYDDHEKAVEYLQETYNVPVLKAVTDYYQSPEEYLANTQGLSSTSIPSQVTQPEIDGLTDYIWIAGRTQNDEGTYYYEPLTYQVEWICDRAISWAELGKMDNDAKKISIIYYNHEGGKNNIGASYLDIGSSFTLLLDDMQAAGYDLGNNSIPNGSEFIDLFITSRNVGTWAPGELEEVVESGYVTLFPVEEYLEWYSTLPESVRAEVEETWGEAPGDVMTYENGSGKYFVIPTIQLGNINFIPQPTRSKLSDESLTYHNSSIPPTHQYLATYFWINNVYDADAIIHFGTHGTQEWLPGNEVGLWRYDYPSLMVAETPVVYPYIMDNVGEGTQAKRRGNAVIIDHLTPPIVEAGLYGDLATMHEKIHNYEDSKVDNETEMMALYRNSTIQLYDNLSLGEDLGVSTDELSAMTDSEFGNFLDSVLHDYLHELQSELMPYGLHVFGVAPEDEKLVCMVKSMLGDDFTAHIYAVLPGDSGDDEERENKADSDAFLLLNATLLNGTNVSTAQLEILNLTNESITADLELATVYANNLSLATREIDQTLRALNAEYIEPGTGNDPIRNPDALPTGKNFYSFDQRTIPDEETEAMGRAVINTWLDSYYAENGTYPTKVAFVLWSVETMRHEGLMEAQIYELLGVNLKRTSGRITGFEVIPEEEMTHPRIDVLLVPSGLYRDTFPYQLELMDNAVRMVADLNETNETNYVRMNSLMIESAMLESGYNESVAHYISRSRIFSEAEGTYGTGVTEAVEASDTWENTSEIADLFISRMSNVYGADVWGDNYEDVFKLNLMEVDTAIHSDTSNLYGLMDNDDYYQYLGGLGLAVKTLSGVGPSMFVADFTSVDNPEIITLGEAFSKELTARYLNPNWLNGMMEYDYAGAREMMKAVEYMWGWEATTPDLVTDSDWDKIYETMILDSQNVGVDEFLKENAYQYQSITARMIETIRKDSWDASDEVLQNLVAEYVESVAENGVTCCHHTCGNSLLDDYVQGIMSIPGVVDEETAEKYKELMEEATQASQSPSESSSSSSKGHQTSVAEKLNQTSTSSAETASNQTVQDSDAGYGVDSPELAPDARQVADSNYVEGYEMQKESVESESSGMSFSGADILGTLFVLVAAGGIYLGFRKKKF; encoded by the coding sequence ATGTTTAGAAAGAAAGGCGAACCTGGAAGAAAACTCTTTTATGTGCTGATCCTGTTTTTATTATTTTCAGCACCTGTATCGGCAGAAGATAATAAGATCAATATAACCTATATTTCACTTTCACAAAGCGATGCGCTGGAGCTTGCCAGTCAGACCAACACATACAGCGGCTCCATAGGATACACTTGGATCTCTGCATATAATTCCAGTACTTATGGGGCAAGTGACGAATTGCTTGCAGCAGGTGAGAGCGGATTTTTCGAGACTCAGGATGTAGTTCTCTGTGATATGTTCTGGGAGCCCGTATATACACCAATGGAGGAAAGTTTCAAAGCAGCTTCTGACAACGGAACTGTATTCCTGGCTATTCGCTCCTCAGATACACCTTCTTATTTTGTTTATGATACAAACGGTTCTATTGATGACCCCATCTGTAATTACTACAATAACATGGGCACCAAAGGAGACGGACTCGAGAATGCGGAAAACCTGCTAATCTACCTTGCAACAGAATACGGAGGACTCTCGGAAACCGGTACTGATTCGCAAAATACTGATAATAACTCCGGCAACGAGTCTTTGGTGAATACTACTTCTCCCACTGCTTCTCTCCCCACTACCAACGCTACTGATTCTAGCAGCACGAATATGAACATAGGCAATAAATTTCTGTTTATTCTGGGCACGGAATTCAACGACCCTGCCCTGAGCAATGCTGCATTAAATCCCGATATTTCATCGGAACTGGATATAACTATTTTCACAAAGAATGATTCGGTTCCTGAAGGGTTTGATTTCTCCGGATATTCGGTGATCTTTATCGAGTCTCAGGAAGAATCGGTATTTGAAGGCTGGGAGACAGGCATAGCTTCTGCCAAAGCAAACGGTTCCATGGTCATAGGCTACGACCTCTCGTCCAATTTCACCCTCTCCAATGTTGACCTGTATTCTGAAAACTACACCGATATCGAAAGGTACTGGGTGCAGGGCGGCGAAACAAACATGGAAAACATGCTCAAAGAAATGGGGCAGAAGTTTTCAGGTTCATGGACAAACGAAACCTTCACACCGGAGATAGTGCAGGCAAAGACGAATATGACTTACATCATCAACTCTGACGTTGAAATATCTTTCATGGAGGATGTCCTTGCCGAAAGACAGGTGATAACGGACAGGTTCAATGTCAAAGTTATGACAGGCACGGAAGCCATAAACAATGATATTGACGTATCAAACGATGATGTAATAATACTCTACATGGTGGGAGCTAACGAACTTCCTGAACTGAAGGATAAACTTCTTGAAGCTCAGGCCAACGGTGCACAGATAGGGATGTTCGGAATGCTGGCGGATGTGTACGGGATAGCAACGTTCGACATGGAAGCATCGCCGTATGATGTGTTGAAAGAATATCGCGTAAATAGCGGGTATGAGAATATGGAGAACTGGATCAGGTGTACCGGTGCGGTGCTTGAGGATGTTTATATACAGTACGCTCCTGCACAGGCACCTGATGTTCCGAAGAACGGTATATATCATCCGGATGCATTCCCAAGGATATTTGAGAACTGTACGGAATACCTTGGATGGTATGCTGAGCATGGGTATGACCCATCTGCCATCACAATAGGTATTATCAGTAACGATTTTGGACAGACCAATATCTCTTTCACAGCTGAGGATGCACTCATCCGGGAACTCAAGTCAAGAGGATGCAATGTCATTCACACGACAGATGATGTTTGCGCCGGAAATCTGGATATTTTTACCAGGGACGGAGAAGTACTGGTTGATGCGATCATTTCAATGAAAGGTTTTTACCTCAACTATGACGACCATGAGAAAGCAGTAGAATACCTGCAGGAAACGTACAATGTCCCTGTATTAAAAGCCGTTACTGATTATTATCAATCTCCTGAAGAATACCTTGCAAATACACAGGGACTCAGTTCCACTTCTATTCCTTCCCAGGTCACACAACCGGAAATAGACGGACTGACCGATTATATATGGATAGCAGGAAGGACTCAAAACGACGAAGGAACGTATTACTATGAACCTCTCACGTACCAGGTTGAATGGATATGCGACAGGGCTATTTCCTGGGCAGAACTTGGAAAAATGGATAACGATGCCAAGAAAATCAGCATCATCTACTACAACCATGAAGGCGGTAAAAACAACATCGGAGCCAGCTACCTTGATATCGGTTCAAGCTTCACCCTCCTGTTAGATGATATGCAGGCGGCCGGGTATGACCTTGGAAACAATAGCATTCCAAATGGAAGCGAATTCATTGACCTTTTCATAACGAGCAGAAATGTGGGGACATGGGCACCCGGAGAACTTGAAGAAGTCGTAGAGTCAGGCTACGTAACCCTGTTCCCTGTAGAGGAATACCTTGAATGGTACAGCACTCTGCCTGAAAGCGTCCGCGCAGAAGTCGAGGAAACATGGGGAGAAGCCCCTGGCGATGTCATGACCTATGAGAACGGGAGCGGAAAGTACTTTGTAATACCTACGATACAGCTTGGCAATATCAATTTCATACCCCAGCCGACAAGATCAAAACTTTCCGATGAATCGCTCACATACCATAACTCATCGATACCTCCGACACACCAGTACCTTGCGACGTATTTCTGGATAAACAATGTATACGATGCCGATGCCATTATCCATTTCGGTACCCACGGTACGCAGGAATGGTTGCCGGGCAATGAAGTAGGATTGTGGAGATACGACTACCCGTCCCTCATGGTGGCTGAAACACCGGTTGTATATCCCTATATCATGGATAATGTAGGTGAAGGGACACAGGCAAAGCGCCGCGGTAACGCAGTTATAATCGACCACCTGACCCCACCTATCGTTGAAGCCGGCCTCTACGGAGACCTTGCCACAATGCATGAGAAAATCCATAATTATGAGGATTCGAAGGTTGACAACGAAACCGAAATGATGGCACTGTACCGCAACAGTACGATACAACTCTATGACAATCTCAGCCTCGGAGAAGATCTCGGGGTTTCAACTGATGAATTGTCTGCCATGACAGATTCCGAATTTGGGAACTTCCTTGACAGTGTGCTGCATGATTACCTGCACGAACTGCAGTCGGAACTCATGCCTTACGGTCTCCATGTATTCGGTGTTGCACCGGAAGACGAAAAACTTGTCTGTATGGTCAAATCCATGCTGGGTGATGATTTCACAGCCCATATCTATGCCGTGTTACCCGGGGACAGCGGAGATGACGAAGAGCGGGAAAATAAAGCGGATTCGGACGCCTTTTTACTTCTGAACGCTACTTTGCTCAATGGGACAAACGTGTCAACTGCCCAGCTTGAGATACTTAACCTTACGAATGAAAGCATAACAGCAGACCTTGAACTGGCAACCGTGTATGCCAATAACCTTTCTCTGGCAACCCGTGAAATTGACCAGACCTTGAGAGCGCTAAATGCGGAATACATCGAACCCGGAACCGGTAACGACCCGATACGTAATCCTGATGCTTTGCCCACAGGAAAGAACTTCTACAGCTTTGACCAGAGGACTATCCCGGATGAAGAGACCGAAGCCATGGGGCGTGCAGTTATCAACACGTGGCTTGACTCGTATTATGCAGAAAACGGCACCTATCCCACCAAAGTGGCCTTTGTCCTCTGGTCCGTTGAAACCATGCGCCATGAAGGACTGATGGAAGCACAGATTTACGAACTCCTTGGTGTGAATCTTAAAAGGACCAGCGGAAGGATAACAGGGTTTGAAGTTATTCCTGAGGAAGAGATGACGCACCCGAGAATTGATGTGTTGCTTGTGCCGTCGGGACTTTACCGTGACACTTTCCCGTACCAGCTTGAACTGATGGACAATGCGGTTCGCATGGTTGCCGACCTCAACGAGACGAATGAGACGAATTACGTCAGGATGAATTCGCTCATGATAGAAAGCGCAATGCTGGAAAGCGGGTACAATGAGAGTGTTGCACATTATATCTCAAGGTCCAGGATCTTCAGTGAAGCCGAAGGCACTTACGGTACCGGTGTGACAGAAGCCGTAGAGGCAAGTGATACATGGGAAAACACATCCGAGATTGCTGACCTGTTCATTTCCAGGATGTCAAATGTTTACGGAGCGGATGTATGGGGAGACAATTATGAGGATGTATTCAAGCTCAACCTGATGGAAGTAGATACAGCTATCCACAGTGATACGTCTAACCTCTACGGTCTCATGGACAACGATGACTACTACCAGTATCTCGGCGGTCTCGGGCTTGCCGTAAAAACGCTGAGTGGTGTGGGTCCTTCAATGTTTGTTGCAGACTTCACAAGTGTGGACAACCCTGAGATAATCACCCTTGGAGAGGCCTTCAGTAAAGAGCTGACAGCCAGATACCTCAATCCGAACTGGCTTAACGGGATGATGGAGTATGATTATGCCGGGGCCAGGGAAATGATGAAGGCTGTTGAGTATATGTGGGGCTGGGAGGCAACTACCCCTGACCTGGTAACGGATTCGGACTGGGACAAAATATATGAGACAATGATACTTGACTCGCAGAATGTCGGTGTGGACGAATTCCTTAAGGAAAATGCATACCAGTACCAGTCCATAACAGCGAGGATGATCGAAACCATAAGGAAAGATTCCTGGGATGCTTCGGATGAAGTGCTGCAGAATCTGGTAGCCGAATACGTAGAATCTGTGGCTGAAAATGGGGTTACCTGCTGTCACCATACCTGTGGAAATTCCCTGCTTGACGACTATGTCCAGGGTATAATGTCCATTCCGGGGGTTGTTGATGAGGAAACAGCAGAAAAATATAAGGAACTGATGGAGGAAGCTACGCAAGCTTCTCAGTCTCCCAGTGAGAGCAGTAGCAGCAGTAGCAAAGGTCACCAGACAAGTGTTGCCGAAAAGCTCAACCAGACTTCTACAAGCAGTGCAGAAACTGCCAGCAATCAGACTGTTCAGGACTCAGACGCAGGATATGGTGTTGATTCTCCAGAGCTCGCTCCGGATGCCCGACAGGTTGCAGATTCCAATTACGTGGAGGGCTATGAGATGCAGAAAGAATCGGTTGAATCAGAAAGTAGTGGCATGTCTTTTTCGGGTGCAGACATTTTAGGGACCCTTTTTGTGCTGGTAGCAGCCGGTGGAATTTATCTGGGGTTCCGGAAAAAGAAGTTTTAA